A DNA window from Vigna angularis cultivar LongXiaoDou No.4 chromosome 1, ASM1680809v1, whole genome shotgun sequence contains the following coding sequences:
- the LOC108321348 gene encoding uncharacterized protein LOC108321348: MGTKVQSLPGYYSMRDLNEESSSCGWPLYYGDKTLANGHYHNYFPSAAADACPTHDKDVVKQTMLEHEAIFKNQVFELHRLYRIQRDLMDEVKMNDLYRNQISVERSFSTGPLASHITSGDGKKWQIPGLPIIGSSTSARPSISGVEGIHSPLSSNKGIGRQAGLFPSPNGSSSKEVEILGFRPSKVRRKMFDLHLPADEYIDTEENEQPGDEKITGTTKYLSDRNYKTEKGGDMNIFYGNGGQEDNTLRPERSLRSINGLADLNEPIQREEPNDVAYVSPKNHNPCQGPTECSDLSAKQKSRFFGLSKEDLLNSRHGTDSWAQNNGYLDNNRNGKMWISSVESGQAKSNLKPIHQVLKQEQSLLSSQTMQDELNKVLEPTSDRLTNRSMVDLLREKTTSDLDISERNREYSANKLSESVASSHRNGLFAIGRSSDLARSWSQSSWEMASSSLNQKLISVQTPPSPCLNASVALSRSSQSHQSNGMLGDSWPPLNINSKFNTRFQHEASGKNGFHTRTSSGTKELSVNISSISYLNQDNDCKKFPEHFNNGSANCYKSSNCNDMKAAKNINLNEMLSNGSSNNLVSQSGLGFIDGEQNREEQLAVLPWLRAKSACKNEAQNAGRSLNAGGLSVFEVASLSNKDEFGKGSNGNFLHNVTPGLCLNDIEPKGTEINESSSSSKRKILGVPIFGIPHISSKESSSFTSSSGLVPNSSGVELEENNRKKQFLDINLPCDASVPELDDQAVTEVIVCKTGSSSTIKASSRNQIDLNLSMNEEDEAFLTNIPATILETKAEIDLEAPAIPELEEDTIPEEKKLETPSVLPLSQQGTVGKLQDELMRYAAEAIVVLSSSCCQQVDDVINSPSESPVVDPLSWFVDIVSSCVDDLQKKIDNRRGKDGEDNREYSSDGMDYFESMTLKLTETKEEEYMPEPLVPENIKVEETGTTSVPARTRKGQARRGRQRRDFQRDILPGLASLSRHEVTEDLQTFGGLMRATGHAWHSGLNRRSSSRNGCGRGRRRSQPQVSPSAPPPVATIETSTPLIQQLNNIEVGLEDRSLTGWGKTTRRPRRQRFPAGNPPSIRLI, translated from the exons ATGGGAACCAAAGTTCAGAGTCTGCCAGGATATTACTCAATGAGAGATCTTAATGAGGAATCCAGTAGTTGTGGCTGGCCCCTATATTATGGAGATAAAACACTGGCGAATGGgcattatcataattattttccAAGTGCTGCTGCGGATGCATGTCCAACACATGATAAGGATGTTGTGAAGCAAACAATGCTTGAGCACGAGGCCATATTTAAGAATCAG GTCTTTGAACTTCATCGCTTATACAGAATACAAAGGGATTTGATGGATGAGGTTAAAATGAATGATTTATACAGAAACCAGATATCTGTTGAGAGATCATTTTCCACAGGTCCCTTGGCTTCCCACATAACATCCGGAGATGGTAAGAAATGGCAGATTCCTGGACTTCCAATAATTGGAAGTTCTACTTCTGCTAGACCATCTATTTCAGGTGTTGAGGGCATTCATTCTCCTTTGAGTTCTAATAAAGGAATCGGTAGGCAAGCTGGTCTGTTCCCATCCCCAAATGGGAGCAGTTCGAAAGAAGTTGAGATACTGGGGTTCAGACCCTCAAAGGTAAGGAGAAAAATGTTTGACCTTCACCTCCCTGCTGATGAGTACATTGATACTGAGGAAAATGAACAGCCTGGTGATGAAAAGATTACTGGCACAACCAAATATCTTTCCGATAGAAATTATAAGACTGAAAAGGGAGGTGATATGAACATTTTTTATGGCAATGGTGGCCAGGAAGACAACACTTTAAGACCTGAGCGGTCTTTAAGAAGCATAAATGGTCTGGCAGACTTAAATGAACCTATTCAACGGGAAGAACCAAATGATGTTGCATATGTTTCTCCCAAAAACCATAATCCTTGTCAAGGGCCAACTGAATGCTCTGATCTATCTGCTAAACAGAAGTCAAGGTTCTTTGGTTTGTCTAAGGAAGATTTACTGAACTCACGTCATGGGACTGACAGCTGGGCTCAGAATAATGGATATTTGGATAATAATAGGAATGGGAAAATGTGGATTTCTTCAGTAGAGTCAG GACAAGCTAAAAGCAATCTGAAACCCATTCATCAAGTCCTCAAACAAGAGCAGTCCCTTTTATCTTCCCAAACGATGCAAGATGAACTCAATAAAGTTCTTGAACCTACATCTGATCGTCTAACTAATCGAAGCATGGTGGATTTGTTGAGGGAAAAGACAACTAGTGATTTAGATATCAGTGAAAGAAACCGTGAATACTCTGCTAATAAACTTTCAGAGTCTGTTGCGTCATCACATAGGAATGGTCTCTTTGCAATTGGTCGTTCCTCAGATTTAGCAAGGTCTTGGTCTCAATCATCTTGGGAAATGGCAAGTAGTAGCCTAAACCAGAAGTTGATATCAGTACAGACACCTCCCTCTCCATGTCTAAATGCATCCGTTGCATTGAGTAGGAGTTCCCAGTCACATCAGAGTAACGGGATGTTGGGCGATAGTTGGCCTCCtctaaatattaattcaaaGTTTAATACCAGATTTCAACATGAGGCATCTGGGAAAAATGGATTTCATACGAGGACATCATCTGGGACCAAGGAGCTTTCAGTGAACATCTCTTCTATTAGTTATCTCAACCAGGATAATGATTGCAAGAAATTTCCTGAACATTTCAACAATGGTTCAGCAAACTGTTACAAGAGTTCAAATTGCAATGACATGAAGGCTGCAAAAAATATTAACTTGAATGAGATGCTTTCAAATGGTTCTTCCAACAACTTGGTTTCCCAGTCAGGTCTCGGATTCATAGATGGAGAACAAAATCGAGAGGAGCAGCTTGCAGTGTTGCCTTGGCTTAGAGCCAAGTCAGCATGTAAGAATGAGGCACAAAATGCTGGTAGAAGCTTAAATGCCGGAGGTTTAAGTGTTTTCGAAGTTGCTTCTTTATCTAACAAAGATGAGTTTGGAAAGGGGTCTAACGGAAATTTTTTGCACAATGTAACTCCAGGTTTGTGTCTCAATGATATTGAGCCAAAGGGAACAGAAATTAATGAAAGCTCCTCTAGTAGTAAAAGGAAAATTCTTGGTGTTCCCATATTTGGCATACCTCATATTTCTTCTAAGGAGTCATCTTCATTCACCTCTTCATCTGGGTTGGTTCCTAATTCATCTGGCGTAGAATTAGAGGAAAATAATCGGAAAAAACAGTTTCTTGATATTAATTTGCCTTGTGATGCTTCTGTTCCTGAGTTGGACGATCAAGCTGTCACTGAAGTTATTGTTTGTAAGACTGGATCATCATCTACTATAAAAGCCAGTTCTAGAAATCAGATTGATTTGAACTTGAGTATGAATGAGGAGGATGAAGCATTTCTGACAAATATTCCAGCTACCATCTTAGAAACCAAGGCAGAAATAGATCTTGAAGCCCCTGCCATTCCTGAGTTAGAGGAGGATACCATTCCTGAAGAAAAAAAGCTTGAAACTCCATCAGTATTACCACTAAGCCAGCAGGGCACAGTTGGAAAGCTGCAGGATGAACTTATGAGGTATGCAGCAGAGGCAATTGTTGTCTTGTCATCTTCTTGCTGCCAGCAAGTGGATGATGTGATCAACAGTCCATCAGAAAGCCCAGTGGTGGACCCTCTAAGTTGGTTTGTGGATATAGTTTCCTCATGTGTGGATGATCTGCAGAAGAAGATTGATAATCGAAGGGGAAAAGATGGTGAGGATAATAGGGAATATTCCTCAGATGGCATGGATTACTTCGAATCAATGACATTGAAACTGACAGAGACCAAGGAAGAAGAATACATGCCCGAGCCCCTTGTTCCAGAAAACATTAAAGTGGAAGAAACTGGAACAACCTCTGTACCTGCAAGGACTAGAAAGGGGCAAGCTAGGAGAGGGAGGCAGCGGAGAGACTTCCAAAGGGACATCCTTCCAGGCCTTGCTTCTTTATCAAGGCACGAAGTGACAGAAGATCTTCAAACGTTTGGAGGGCTTATGAGAGCAACAGGTCATGCATGGCATTCAGGATTAAACAGGAGAAGCTCATCTAGGAATGGGTGTGGTAGGGGTAGGAGGCGGTCACAGCCACAGGTAAGCCCCTCTGCCCCTCCTCCGGTGGCAACCATTGAAACAAGCACCCCACTTATTCAACAGCTTAATAACATTGAAGTGGGATTGGAGGATAGAAGCCTAACAGGTTGGGGCAAGACAACCAGAAGGCCCCGCAGACAAAGATTTCCAGCAGGTAATCCTCCATCCATCCGGTTAATCTGA